One genomic region from Saprospiraceae bacterium encodes:
- a CDS encoding PQQ-like beta-propeller repeat protein, with protein sequence MRVKLNSHFNKGLLILIGSLVISCAGDGDARWFQFHGDAHNTGFMNHLTVPATQTTIAWSRPIGSTGFSSPMIGADEIVFVSTVDGKVFGFNPDGALRYSVELGADLKLSSPTYGQDGMIYLTSLRYIAGTEPRQYKSALHVLRPGLKLTLVKSFEFPENTITTAPPKTYRYKNDIYIFSPGYSTLAASILVFKNLSGIIHNEKISCPGDVENHGDDTWKIILGVISGGLSALVPDLNPNNFEIDGIHLREWTLDPTFAYLEDPEGSLVLVTPFNACGLQAYQWSCESDQLVLLWKKSGLDAVNYGSPGIKLNGETIIGDQDGNIISFHARNGNYFRTLSLGESILSSPAILPGGDIVISGEKHVYLIESNSTFEKADKVFDLSSSTVASPSASSNFIYAAHSNGIFTLDHALSGSFSTFSTSIGGLSSPAISRTGVVYINTANGDLVAFK encoded by the coding sequence ATGAGAGTTAAACTGAACAGTCATTTCAATAAAGGTCTGCTTATATTAATAGGCAGCCTTGTCATTTCTTGTGCTGGCGATGGGGATGCAAGATGGTTCCAGTTTCATGGGGATGCCCATAATACCGGATTTATGAACCATCTGACTGTGCCCGCTACTCAAACCACTATAGCATGGAGCAGGCCTATCGGATCTACCGGTTTTTCTTCCCCAATGATAGGCGCCGATGAAATAGTTTTTGTCAGTACTGTTGATGGCAAGGTATTTGGCTTTAATCCGGATGGAGCTTTGAGATATTCTGTAGAATTGGGTGCAGATCTAAAATTGTCCTCACCCACTTACGGCCAGGATGGTATGATCTATCTGACCTCTCTGCGATATATCGCTGGTACTGAGCCAAGACAATATAAAAGCGCCCTGCATGTTTTGAGACCAGGCTTAAAACTAACCTTAGTAAAATCATTCGAGTTTCCTGAGAATACGATTACAACGGCGCCCCCAAAAACATACCGGTATAAGAATGATATTTATATATTTTCTCCCGGGTATAGCACTTTGGCAGCCTCCATACTAGTGTTCAAAAACTTATCCGGCATCATTCATAATGAAAAAATATCCTGCCCCGGAGATGTGGAAAATCATGGTGATGATACCTGGAAGATTATTTTAGGGGTGATTTCTGGTGGCTTAAGTGCACTAGTACCGGATTTAAATCCAAATAATTTTGAGATAGATGGCATACATCTTCGGGAGTGGACCCTGGATCCCACTTTTGCATATCTCGAAGACCCCGAAGGTTCTTTGGTTCTGGTTACTCCATTCAATGCATGTGGACTTCAGGCTTATCAATGGTCTTGCGAATCTGATCAATTGGTATTATTGTGGAAAAAATCAGGATTGGATGCTGTCAATTATGGTTCGCCCGGAATTAAATTGAATGGGGAGACGATCATTGGAGATCAGGATGGAAATATTATCTCTTTTCATGCCAGGAATGGCAATTATTTCAGGACTTTAAGTCTTGGAGAAAGCATTTTATCCTCGCCGGCCATCCTCCCGGGAGGAGATATCGTGATTTCGGGCGAAAAACATGTATATCTTATTGAAAGTAATTCCACTTTTGAAAAAGCTGATAAAGTATTTGATTTATCCTCCTCTACGGTGGCTTCTCCGAGTGCTTCCTCCAATTTTATCTACGCAGCTCATTCAAATGGTATCTTTACCCTGGATCATGCACTGTCAGGCAGTTTCTCCACGTTCTCGACTTCAATTGGTGGACTTTCCAGTCCTGCTATTTCCAGAACCGGAGTGGTTTATATTAATACTGCCAATGGTGATTTAGTAGCTTTTAAATGA
- a CDS encoding SDR family oxidoreductase: MMLSGKKIVIIGGSGGIGLAAVKAFIDQGAKVMYTGLEAAPAENLPGSFYLQSNSTHKDALHQVIQSAHRTWGKIDGWYHIAGGSGRKHGDGPLHAVTEEGWAYTLTLNLTSVMFSNQAIIQYWLDHRCGGTILNTGSVLAAHPAPHLFATHAYAAAKAGIEGFSKSIAAYYAKDNIRINVLAPGLIATNMSLRAQTDQTILDYIRLKQPLDGGRIGSPEDVVGAALYFMSDLSRFVTGQVIGVDGGWSVSEGGG, translated from the coding sequence ATGATGTTATCAGGAAAAAAAATTGTCATCATCGGAGGTAGTGGGGGTATCGGCCTGGCTGCTGTCAAAGCTTTTATCGACCAGGGAGCAAAGGTGATGTATACCGGTCTGGAAGCGGCACCTGCCGAAAACCTACCCGGATCCTTTTATCTTCAGTCCAACAGTACCCACAAGGATGCCCTGCACCAGGTCATCCAGTCAGCGCATCGCACCTGGGGTAAAATAGATGGCTGGTACCATATTGCCGGCGGTTCAGGTAGAAAGCACGGTGATGGTCCCCTCCATGCTGTGACCGAAGAAGGTTGGGCTTATACACTCACCCTCAACCTAACCTCTGTCATGTTCTCCAACCAGGCCATCATACAATATTGGTTAGATCACCGCTGTGGAGGCACCATACTCAATACCGGGTCTGTCCTGGCAGCACATCCGGCGCCTCATTTATTCGCTACCCATGCCTATGCCGCAGCCAAAGCCGGCATTGAAGGATTTTCAAAATCCATTGCAGCCTATTATGCCAAAGACAATATCCGTATCAATGTACTTGCACCCGGACTCATAGCTACCAATATGTCACTTCGTGCTCAAACAGATCAGACCATACTCGACTATATCCGACTCAAACAACCCCTGGATGGTGGCAGGATAGGTAGTCCGGAGGATGTAGTGGGAGCAGCTTTGTATTTTATGAGCGATTTGTCCAGGTTTGTGACCGGTCAGGTGATCGGGGTGGATGGAGGATGGAGTGTGAGTGAGGGTGGTGGGTAG
- a CDS encoding type II toxin-antitoxin system RelE/ParE family toxin: MVYQVTLKKRAIKALEKFNEPYYSALKHAIYSLADTPRPKGYKKLKGRDGYRIRVADYRIIYEIFDQVLMIDVIDLGNRMDIYG, translated from the coding sequence ATGGTTTATCAGGTAACATTAAAGAAACGAGCCATCAAAGCTCTTGAAAAGTTCAACGAGCCTTATTATTCCGCCCTCAAACATGCTATTTATAGCCTTGCAGATACACCACGACCAAAAGGATACAAAAAGCTAAAAGGCAGGGATGGATATCGTATTCGTGTCGCAGATTATCGAATTATTTATGAAATTTTTGACCAAGTCCTCATGATTGATGTCATTGACCTTGGAAATAGGATGGATATTTATGGTTAG
- a CDS encoding ROK family protein, with protein sequence MLIGIDLGATEIKGVVLNEERQVIRQASHPTEDAGQERRWMTNVIKVYQELSAGSDQYTVGLSAPGIAAEHNDCILYMPGRLLGLEGLIWSDYLGATTSVLNDANAAMIAESRLGAARGYAHAIMLTLGTGVGGSILIRGELYTGYRQVAGHLGHISVDRRSDRVAITGMIGSLEDAIGNATVSQRTLHKYQSTKELVADVQAGDALAIGYWRDSIQALAVAIASYANVLSPEVVVLGGGIMQAGELLLDPLGEYLDLYEWRPGGKRTKIVTAMMGAWSGAIGAAIFAQEKRKP encoded by the coding sequence ATGCTTATCGGTATAGACCTTGGTGCTACAGAAATAAAAGGAGTAGTCCTCAACGAGGAGCGACAAGTCATCAGACAGGCCTCCCATCCGACGGAAGACGCCGGCCAGGAAAGGCGTTGGATGACCAATGTAATAAAAGTGTATCAAGAGCTGAGCGCTGGCTCCGACCAATATACCGTCGGACTATCAGCACCGGGTATAGCAGCTGAGCACAATGATTGTATCCTATATATGCCTGGCAGGCTACTGGGACTGGAGGGTTTGATTTGGTCAGACTACCTTGGGGCCACGACCTCGGTGCTCAATGATGCCAATGCAGCCATGATCGCTGAGTCACGCCTGGGCGCTGCACGTGGATACGCGCACGCGATCATGCTCACCCTGGGCACCGGCGTAGGAGGTAGCATCCTGATCCGCGGTGAACTGTACACCGGGTACAGGCAGGTGGCAGGGCACCTTGGACATATATCTGTAGACAGGCGTAGTGACCGGGTGGCTATCACCGGCATGATCGGTAGCCTGGAGGATGCAATAGGCAATGCTACAGTGAGTCAGCGCACACTCCATAAATATCAATCTACCAAAGAGCTGGTCGCAGATGTCCAGGCTGGAGACGCACTAGCCATCGGATACTGGAGGGATAGTATCCAGGCCCTGGCGGTCGCCATAGCGTCCTATGCTAATGTACTCTCGCCGGAAGTAGTCGTGCTCGGTGGCGGCATCATGCAAGCGGGTGAGCTATTGTTGGACCCTTTGGGTGAATACCTGGATCTTTATGAGTGGCGACCCGGAGGAAAACGAACTAAAATAGTCACAGCCATGATGGGAGCTTGGTCAGGTGCTATCGGAGCAGCTATCTTCGCGCAAGAAAAGCGTAAGCCATGA
- a CDS encoding sugar isomerase domain-containing protein — translation MTLTEKYLDCCLHMIDTVKSQQDAIRQAAAWFAESILKGRVVHVFGSGHSRIMVEEMWPRYGSFAGFNPIVELSMTFHNLVTGANGQRQAMYIENMPGLAAQILRNFKLSPIDTALIISSSGTNIVPCELAELFQSQGIKVVAIVTREHLAASQSKRPDGKKLHDFADLLLDNGAIAGDAMIRIPGMDMPVSPGSTVGSVMLINTLKAELANILTLRGCPPKALVATCLVGKEKAEQVFNQAYDEHSTRMAALFDYKIPIQLP, via the coding sequence ATGACCTTGACCGAAAAATATCTCGACTGCTGCCTGCATATGATCGATACGGTCAAATCACAGCAAGATGCCATTCGCCAGGCAGCTGCCTGGTTTGCTGAGTCCATATTGAAGGGCAGGGTAGTGCATGTGTTTGGGTCAGGTCATAGCAGGATCATGGTGGAGGAGATGTGGCCGCGATATGGTTCCTTCGCAGGATTCAATCCGATCGTTGAGCTGTCGATGACTTTTCACAATCTCGTGACCGGGGCCAATGGTCAACGCCAGGCTATGTATATCGAAAACATGCCCGGTTTGGCAGCACAGATCCTCCGCAATTTTAAACTATCACCTATCGACACCGCCCTGATCATATCTTCCTCTGGTACCAATATCGTGCCTTGTGAGCTGGCCGAGCTTTTTCAGTCCCAGGGTATCAAAGTAGTAGCCATCGTCACACGGGAGCACCTGGCAGCCAGTCAGAGCAAGCGGCCTGACGGCAAAAAACTGCATGATTTCGCCGATCTCCTACTTGACAATGGAGCCATCGCCGGTGATGCCATGATCCGGATACCGGGTATGGATATGCCTGTAAGTCCGGGCAGTACCGTCGGCAGCGTCATGCTCATCAATACCCTCAAAGCCGAGCTGGCCAATATCCTGACTCTACGCGGGTGCCCGCCAAAAGCGTTGGTAGCCACTTGCCTCGTAGGCAAGGAGAAAGCGGAGCAAGTCTTTAACCAGGCGTACGATGAGCACTCGACCCGGATGGCCGCCTTATTTGATTACAAAATCCCTATCCAGCTACCATGA
- a CDS encoding cobalamin-independent methionine synthase II family protein translates to MQPIPPIRTTVVGSYPFPAWLELATKNLAEFGKSDLEELIDDAVQVAVQDQLQADLDVISDGEQTRLDFNLSFYGFLEGIEREAVPVRRWGPAAHDQRGKHKVIGDIKAKTGLGAVREYQRLVKLAAHTGKVLKCSIPGPYTLSGRLDPNGIYEDRYEVTEALIPIVSHELEALVKAGCREITVDEPSMSCYAYKEDPERFVDIFNRTVAAIKGKCFLSTHLCFGNFKGRPVGKRTLQPMLPAFLELDIHEVHIEMANREFAEIELLAKFAKRMRVAAGIIDVKNYYIETVEDVVDRIRQVLKYVDPENLSVAPDCGLSQTARWASRHKLQNMVFGAKKVRQSLGLSS, encoded by the coding sequence ATTCAACCTATACCACCTATCCGGACTACCGTAGTCGGCAGTTATCCTTTTCCAGCCTGGTTAGAATTGGCTACTAAAAACCTGGCGGAGTTTGGCAAGTCTGACCTCGAAGAATTGATCGATGATGCCGTGCAGGTAGCCGTGCAGGACCAGTTGCAGGCTGACCTGGATGTGATCAGCGATGGTGAGCAGACCAGGCTCGATTTTAATCTTTCGTTTTATGGATTCTTAGAGGGCATCGAACGCGAAGCTGTTCCAGTGCGGCGATGGGGCCCCGCAGCGCACGACCAGCGGGGCAAACACAAAGTGATTGGCGACATCAAAGCCAAAACCGGACTCGGAGCCGTCCGGGAATACCAACGGTTAGTCAAACTAGCTGCTCATACCGGCAAAGTATTAAAATGCAGCATACCGGGACCTTATACACTCAGTGGTCGCCTCGACCCCAATGGGATCTACGAAGACCGATACGAAGTGACAGAAGCCCTGATACCCATCGTCAGCCATGAACTGGAAGCCCTGGTCAAAGCAGGCTGCCGGGAGATCACGGTAGACGAACCTTCTATGAGCTGCTATGCTTACAAAGAAGATCCGGAGCGGTTCGTAGATATTTTTAACCGCACCGTGGCGGCAATCAAAGGAAAATGTTTTTTGTCAACCCATCTTTGTTTTGGCAATTTTAAAGGACGACCTGTCGGTAAAAGAACGCTCCAGCCGATGCTGCCGGCTTTTCTCGAGCTCGACATACACGAAGTACATATCGAAATGGCCAATAGAGAATTTGCTGAAATAGAACTCTTGGCCAAATTTGCCAAAAGAATGCGCGTGGCGGCAGGCATCATTGATGTCAAAAATTATTATATCGAGACCGTAGAGGATGTAGTCGATCGTATCCGGCAGGTATTAAAATATGTAGATCCGGAAAATCTATCTGTGGCTCCCGATTGTGGACTAAGCCAGACAGCACGTTGGGCTTCCAGGCATAAACTACAAAATATGGTTTTCGGCGCAAAAAAGGTAAGACAATCCCTGGGCTTGTCCTCATAA
- a CDS encoding MBL fold metallo-hydrolase, producing MIQAYKKDHELIAELYARQPDQNQLYIWWLGQSGYLISWNGLQILLDPYLSDSLSQKYQDTDKPHVRMSELVVRPELLTNISLITSSHAHTDHLDPGTLAPLLKNNPQADLIIPEAHRKISSDRASCALAKPIGMDIGSKYQAGDLYIIAVPAAHESLEKDELGQALYLGYIISLGPWTLYHSGDTVLYPGMAEILQSYAIDISFLPINGADPARRVAGNLNAAEAVWLASQLPSSLTIPGHYHMFEFNSVEPDEFVSMAEKHAINYKVLAHGELLTLAK from the coding sequence ATGATCCAGGCCTACAAAAAAGATCACGAACTCATCGCAGAGCTCTATGCTCGTCAACCTGATCAAAATCAGCTCTATATCTGGTGGTTAGGCCAGAGCGGTTACCTGATCTCCTGGAATGGATTACAGATCTTGTTAGACCCTTATTTATCTGATTCTCTCAGTCAAAAATATCAGGATACAGACAAACCCCATGTCCGCATGTCGGAATTGGTGGTGCGTCCGGAGCTCCTCACCAATATTTCCCTGATCACCTCCAGTCATGCCCATACAGACCACCTGGATCCCGGGACTTTGGCTCCATTACTGAAAAATAATCCCCAGGCTGATTTGATCATACCCGAGGCTCATCGGAAGATATCGAGTGATCGCGCTAGCTGTGCCCTGGCCAAACCTATCGGGATGGATATCGGCAGTAAGTATCAGGCAGGAGACCTATATATTATAGCAGTGCCGGCAGCACATGAGTCTTTGGAGAAAGATGAGCTGGGCCAGGCATTATACCTGGGTTATATCATCTCCCTGGGTCCTTGGACACTATACCACAGCGGTGACACCGTTTTGTACCCCGGTATGGCCGAGATACTCCAGTCTTATGCCATTGATATCAGTTTTCTTCCCATCAATGGAGCCGATCCGGCTCGCAGAGTAGCAGGTAATCTAAATGCAGCCGAAGCAGTGTGGCTAGCCAGTCAATTGCCTAGCAGCCTGACCATTCCCGGCCATTACCATATGTTTGAGTTCAACTCTGTGGAGCCGGATGAATTTGTGTCTATGGCCGAAAAACATGCTATAAATTACAAGGTGTTGGCTCATGGCGAATTATTGACTTTGGCAAAATAA
- a CDS encoding NAD(P)/FAD-dependent oxidoreductase has product MLARKLVKHPFQIVLIDKNNYHQFQPLFYQVAMAGLEPSTISFPLRRILRSDAKVFIRIAEALAIDPVAKTLTTDIGSVKYDYLVLATGAKTNFFGNKNIEQITLTLKSLSEALLVRNTILDHYESALVEEDNDKKQGYVDIVIIGGGPAGVELAGSLAEMKRYILPKDYNELNPKEVDIYLIEANSRVLATMSLKSSQVAERYLSKMGVMVLKNNRVSNVDADFVYLQDGSKIMSKNVIWTAGLTGAIIPGLPVEVITKNNRISVNEFNQVLGHPSIFVLGDLAYHESLKYPQGHPQVAQTAIQQAANLAYNLKRKNKPGYVWRPFKYRNLGTLATIGRNKAVAEFGWISFYGFFAWLIWLFVHLFQLLGVRNKIFVFINWVSNYISYDQALRFIIKPKKDFRSELKSEKPNSTS; this is encoded by the coding sequence ATGCTGGCCAGGAAATTGGTCAAGCATCCCTTTCAAATCGTATTGATCGATAAAAACAATTATCATCAATTTCAGCCATTATTTTACCAGGTAGCTATGGCGGGTTTGGAACCCAGCACCATCTCTTTTCCTTTGCGCAGAATACTGAGATCAGATGCCAAAGTATTTATTCGGATCGCAGAAGCCTTAGCTATAGATCCGGTGGCAAAAACCTTGACTACGGATATAGGCAGTGTCAAATATGATTACCTGGTGCTGGCGACCGGAGCTAAGACGAATTTTTTTGGCAATAAAAACATTGAACAAATCACCCTGACTTTAAAATCCCTCTCCGAGGCCCTGTTAGTGCGCAATACCATCCTGGATCATTACGAATCCGCTTTAGTCGAGGAAGATAATGATAAAAAACAAGGCTATGTCGATATCGTCATCATAGGCGGCGGTCCGGCAGGTGTCGAGCTCGCCGGTTCCCTGGCAGAGATGAAACGGTATATTCTGCCAAAGGATTATAATGAACTCAATCCTAAAGAGGTCGATATCTACCTCATCGAGGCCAACAGTCGCGTCCTGGCTACGATGTCACTAAAATCATCCCAGGTAGCCGAGCGTTATCTCAGCAAGATGGGGGTCATGGTACTTAAAAATAATAGGGTATCCAATGTGGATGCTGATTTTGTATACTTGCAAGACGGATCCAAAATCATGAGTAAAAATGTGATCTGGACCGCTGGTCTCACTGGTGCAATTATCCCGGGTCTGCCTGTTGAAGTCATCACCAAAAACAATAGAATATCAGTCAATGAATTTAACCAGGTCCTCGGACACCCATCTATATTTGTACTGGGAGATCTGGCATATCACGAATCGCTAAAGTACCCCCAGGGTCATCCCCAGGTGGCACAAACCGCTATCCAGCAAGCTGCCAACCTGGCCTACAATCTTAAAAGAAAAAACAAACCAGGCTATGTATGGCGACCATTTAAATATCGTAACTTGGGCACCTTAGCTACGATAGGTCGCAATAAAGCCGTCGCGGAGTTTGGATGGATCTCTTTTTATGGCTTTTTTGCCTGGCTGATCTGGTTATTTGTTCATCTGTTTCAATTATTGGGCGTGCGCAATAAAATCTTTGTTTTTATAAATTGGGTCTCCAATTATATCTCCTATGATCAGGCCTTGCGCTTTATCATCAAACCCAAAAAAGACTTCCGCAGCGAACTAAAATCTGAAAAACCCAATTCAACTTCGTAG